From the bacterium genome, the window ATCTCGTAATAAACATTCTCCGCCGGAACGTACATCAAAGCAAAGTCAAAAGTGTTCTCGTCGGGCCGGATGTACTTTTGGGCGATGGCGTCGATGTGCTTCTTGACGTCGGAGACGAAGACTTTCTTGAAGGCCTTCTTGTCGGCCTCGTTCTCGGCGGCCAGGAAACGCTGGAAGTTCTCGAGCGGGAACTTGGCGTCGACCGGCACCCATTTGTCGCCGAGCCGGATCGCGGCGTCGACCTTCTCGCCGTTCTTGAAGGCATGCTGGAGGGCATAATGCTCGCGGGGCAGGATCTGGCCGAGCAAGTCGGAGAGAAAATATTCCCCCAGCGAGCCGCGGAGCTTGGGCGCTTTGAGAATCTCCTGCAGCGACCGGATATCCTTGCCGACCTCGAAGAGCCTTTGATTGGCCTCCTCGAGCTTGCCGAGCTTGCCCTGGACCTCGGCGACCACCCGAGCCGCGTTGTCCAGGCGCTGGTTCACGCTCTCCTGGCTCTTCTGCAAGACTTGGCTGGAGTCGGCGAGGCGTTCGTTGAGCTGCTGGTTGAGCTGGCCGAGCTGGGTCTGAAGGACTTGGGCGCTTCCGTCCAAGTGCTGGCCCATCTGCTCTTGGAGGCTCACCACCTGCTGGTGCAGCAGCAAAAGGCCGGTGTCGAGGCCGGGCTTTTCAAGCTTGCGCTGCATTTCGCGCTGCTTGAACACCAGAAAGCCCAGCAGCAGGCAGGCGAGCGAGGCGATGGCGAGAAGGGCCCAGGTCATAAGCTGGTACTAATGGAGGATGGAGGGGAGTTCAAGATTTTCCCTCCCCTTTGTAAGGGGAGGGTCAGGGAGGGGTAGAAAAAGCTGGCGTCATGCAAAATATTTTGCATGACGCCAGCTCTCTACCTCCCCCTACCCCCTCCTTACAAAGGAGGGGGGAAGAGAACTTGATTTTGCGTGGATCCCTGCTTTAGCGTCGAGCCATGGCCAAAGTCCGAGTCTACACCACCGCCTATTGCCCCTTCTGCGATGCCGCCAAGCGTCTGCTCAAGCAACGGAACATTGCCTTCGAGGAAATCGACGTGAGCGAGGACTCGGCTCGGGCCGAGCTGAAGCAGCGCACCGGCTGGCGGACGGTTCCCCAGGTCTTCTTGGGCGAAGAGCTGATCGGCGGCTACCAAGAGCTGGCCGCCATCGACGCCAGCGGCGAGCTGGCGAAGCGCCTCAAGGCTTAACGGCGACCCCCGCCGCCACCCAACATCTGAGCGACGATATCGAAAGGCCGCGGCGAGCCGGCCTGGATCAAGGCCGTGGTGGTCTGGTTGATCTGGCGCAGCTGATCGGTCGTCAGGTTGTTGATGTGCTGAATCTGGGACTGCATGATCTGCATGCCGTGGTTGGTCATGTTTTGGAATAGCTGATTCAGCTGCTGGTCGTGCTGCTGCCGCATCTGGAGCTCATGGTTGGCCGCCGACCGGGCTAGATCATAACGGAATCCCTCTTCGCGACCGACCCTCTCCCGCTCCATGCCGAGCTCGTGGTCCATTTGTCGAAGCGAAACCGTCCGGCCATGGGCGACGGTCGCCGCTTCGGCATCGATTCCTGCCCGGGTCCGCATCTCGGAGATGGACCTTTCATAGGCCCGCCGTTCGGTGGCCGGCCAGCCAGTCGTATCCGGAGTCCGCGAGGGATCGGAAGCCAGCCGGGTTTCCAAGCCGCGGCGGGTCTCGGTCGGAGTGCGGCCCGGCCCGGTAGTTCCCAAGCTGGAGGCGAAGGTGTTGATCGAAGGCTGCAGCTCGCTGGGCGGCGTCCGAGCGATGCCGCGCAGGGCTCCCGGGTTCCGCTCGATTCCGCGATGGACCAAATAAAGCGAGGCATCGGCGGTTCGGTGGGCCCGGCCGGCGGGGTTATTCGCATAATACCCCGGAGGCGTCGGCGGAGGAGTCACGCTGCCGAACCCCGGAGCCAAAGCCAGGGTGGCCGCCGAGCTGTAGTGATTCGTCGTTGCCTCCATTAGCGAGCGGACGCCGGCATCGTCCCGATGCAAGCCGCTCCTGAGATCGCTGGTATTCGGCGGCTGAATGCTGGTCCCACGCAAGGCGGTCATTTCGCGATCCATGGGGCTCGGCTCGGTGGCCGAGGTTCGGGTCGAGGCA encodes:
- the rmuC gene encoding DNA recombination protein RmuC, which produces MTWALLAIASLACLLLGFLVFKQREMQRKLEKPGLDTGLLLLHQQVVSLQEQMGQHLDGSAQVLQTQLGQLNQQLNERLADSSQVLQKSQESVNQRLDNAARVVAEVQGKLGKLEEANQRLFEVGKDIRSLQEILKAPKLRGSLGEYFLSDLLGQILPREHYALQHAFKNGEKVDAAIRLGDKWVPVDAKFPLENFQRFLAAENEADKKAFKKVFVSDVKKHIDAIAQKYIRPDENTFDFALMYVPAENVYYEIIVKDDLTEGDHLLANAAMARRVIPVSPNTLYVYLHTIVLGLKGLSIEKAAQDILNGLARLDVDLEKISDCFRKVGVHLNNARGAYEDAEVRLAKFGDKMERLHGQSGGPETPLPTDPEQDKVRLLPTGNQG
- a CDS encoding glutaredoxin → MAKVRVYTTAYCPFCDAAKRLLKQRNIAFEEIDVSEDSARAELKQRTGWRTVPQVFLGEELIGGYQELAAIDASGELAKRLKA